The Gossypium arboreum isolate Shixiya-1 chromosome 2, ASM2569848v2, whole genome shotgun sequence region TGTATTTTTTCTTAATCTGTAGGTAACGTCGATCTAAGTTTctcaaaaaagaaaggaaaataaaaaatcatcGACGAATAGTTTGTAGTTTAcgatttgtgtttctataatctgaactacTTTGTAATTGCAACATATTGAATTGATTGGGCATGGTAAGTACTTAAGGTGAGACACTTTGTTATAATGAGTTATTTTAGATTGATTTGAATTGGATAATGTTAGGGAGGACTAAATTAAATGTATTTGAAAAATGTGTATGTTTATATAAATGTGTAATTGAATACATATTGAGATGATTTATGCTGCCATATGAATAGATAAGTAAATTCATGATGAAAATACATATGAATTGAGATTATTGATTGATAATGAAATGAGTAATGAATACCTTATTAATTGTTCGGGCAAAGTCAGATATAGTTAGCATGCCTTATAATAGGAAAAGTTCAGGGTTACTTCGActacgagtcgatgaggcactggatGCCAAATTACTTCAGTTataccgatgagacactgggtgtcaaacttATTGATGAGCACTGGACACAAACTATTTACTTCAAATTTATCTGATGAGGtattgggtgccaaactggtgtgttggttggatttgtATATCCGTCCGAGTCGAGTTAATAAGAAGATAAATGgtaaaaaataaatattcataattGAAATGATGATGACGAATAAGTCCTCGAATCTATAAGATTAAAAAATCTAATATGAGATGTGGTATTTGATATTGAGATTGCAAATGGAtatgaaataaaagtaaaaatgtaAGATGAAATATCTATTTATGAAATGAGTTAAAACAATGATAGTTATGTTCATTAAATACATGAATTGGAAATTGAGATAGAATGTGCTATCTTATGGATTGAGATATTATATGATATATGAAGTAAATTGTTATGCCTATATATTAGTATATTTGAGCAAGGAATGTGAGAAATGGTATATTGGACATGTTAATTGCATATCATCATTGTTTTTAACTTATGAATTTTAAATGAATTATGTTATGTTATAatgttcgaattatagaaatatcactgagttaTACTCAGCGTACAATTTTGTTCTTTTTTATGCGTAAGTTAAATTCTTTTTTGTTTGACCGTCACATCAGCATCCAACAGTAATCCCGAATTCGAAGTGTTGGTGATGTTTTTGTTATTAATGGTATGTACCTAGAGAGTCTTATGTTTGTGCAACTATTATGTTTTGGATGAGTTTGGCATTTTGAATATCGTGAATATGTATGTGCGTGGGTGCGTGGGTGCGTGCGTGGGTACATGCGTGCGTGCGTGCGTACATGCGCGCGCGCGCGcacgtgtgtgtgtgtgtgtgtgtgtgtgtgtgtgtgtgtgtgtgtgtgtgtgtgtgtgtgtgtgtgtgtgtgtgtgtgtgtgtgtgtgatggCAATGATCTTGATAATGATAACTTGTTGAGtatgtttatttatatgtatGTTTATTTGCTTCAATGGTAATTAGGTGATGTgccatgaaattggtgtgaaaAGGTGTTTCATATGCCTATGTTATGCTTGAAATAATTTGGTAGGTTTAGTACATAAATTAAAAGGTTGATTTGGAGTCAATTTGAGATTGTTTGAATGGTTAAATTGATACGTGTTTGGTTGCTTGTTTTAAGGTGCCATTAAAGGCATATCGGTATGgtttgtgtaacagcccgattttagctaaatcaaaatggTGATTTCAGAGCCACAAATtcgatgtcaaaaaattattttaatattattttttgtgtttacagcatgtgattatatatgtgtaaaaatttcgtgaaataattttatcgtttggatgcttaatttgagaaaatgactaaatcgcgtaagttacaaaagtgttgttctattagctaaaggtgtctaatagctatagaactttaaagttaaggcccttatgtggtaattataccattattatgatagtggatgataatggcatggcatttggtgtagttattaaatgtttttaaggttaaaattggtatttagtaaatAAGGTAATTAAAAACATAACAAAATGAATTTTAGTCtatcttttctccctttttccaaatattgaagaagaaaaaagaaccaTTGTTTCTCATTTAGGGTTTGGCACTTgcatagcttgattaaggtacgattttagttcggtttttgatgatttttatgtttttgtgatcgttgctttgagtactagctagcccatgccttaattttcaaaatttatgatgattttgtaaagtgccattgatgaatgcttgagttcttgaatgtttgatgatgtaaaatgagtatttgttgatagattataatgttttataaaatgatttttagtgaaaatgtcaattagggattaaattgagaaaagtataaactgaggggttaaattgtgaaataaataaaaaatatgggctgctaggggtactatggtaattcggccaagcatgggtttaattgaattttgtgaatttcaTGTATTTGtggaataatgactaaattgaatagatgtgaaagtttaagggctaaagtacaaaaatgctcaaatgtatattttggatgaaattgaatgaataagtgattaaatgagttaattttgaatacatatagatcaagaaaaaataaactcggacttagatcgaggcaagaacaaagtacttgATTAATCGGCTAGTTTTGTTGTTTCTacgaccgaggtaagttcataggtgttaatttcattataaatggatgttatatgctttgatattgcataaaatgtattTATGAGATTGCGGATAATGTTTGGAATTAGGAATACAACTATACAGAAGTGTTTGACGATGAAATCGATAAGCGAAACTTCCCAGTTAAACCTTAGGTACAATTATGATGCTAATGTAATATCATTAAGTTAATGCATTGGCTTCGGGTCATGATATCGACACTTTGGGTGCGAATAATACCTttatttggctacgggccatgataTAGGCATTTTGAGaaaagttaccttgatttggctatgggccatggtataggtacttatctaTTGCGATTcttgagtatctgacttctaACCCTAATGATTCAACTGATAAATAAATattgtggttgagaaagaggttagtacgaggtgataCATGTATGTATGGAATCTATTCAAGTATTACATTGAGAAATTTTAATGAAATGGTATTTAATTATGTTTGAGACATGAATATGGTTTGTGTTAATGTAatgttgatttggtaatgtgCAAATGGTTGAACTATATTATTTGATGAATGGAATTGCTTAACTACGAACTTattaagctatgaagcttactgtgtgttatttgtctatgttttatagatagtcaaagctagcttggactcggggatcgtcaggagcattgtcacactatcgatcattttgttggtactttGAAAGCTTTGTATaaatggtatatggcatgtataggctagtgtgattttggtatgttttgagttataatgttagccatgtgatttggtttgTTAATAATATAAATGTTAGTATATTTTTAGCCATAtaagttggcttaagttatgtgtttaatATATGATACAtgagatgtatataatgccttatgtgtTGTGGCTTGATTATGTAGTGTTGAAATGGTAAGATTTGtggcatgaaataggtgataaagtgatgatgaaatgcatttagaagttatacaAGTTTAATGATttttggtgtgttttggttgtggaattgagtagttaaaATGATTGtgtatagatggcatgatatatgtataaattggctggttttggttgcttataaatGTCTTGAAATGGTACAATTTAGGTTAATTTGTATGCATGagataagggtggcaaattggcttttcaaatggcgtatttttgtccatacagatagagacacgggtgtgtgtctcagccgtgtgtgacacacagctatgttacacggccatgtgtcccctagggtaccctttcgaattaaggcagtatacctTACAATTTTGAcactgcctagacacacgggagtgtctactggccgtgtgagacacacgggctagcacatgggcgtgtggccggccgtgtgacccaactcagtaacctccctagttttcccacggccatggcagaCGGGCGTGTCTTCGACCGTGTagtacaagttagtatgtatgccctgttttcacacggcctgcgccatgggcgtgtctggtggtcgtgtgaggtacacggcctgttcacactggcgtgtgacctatgatttcatgaaatatttctaagtgtttggaaatttttatgtgtaatcagtttagtcccgaaccactcttaagCATGTATTAAGGTCTCATAGACCTATTTAAGGGACTTTGTGTATGTGAATGATTGATATGCGATattgaatgtttgataaatgttatattgtccgataatgcctcataatcctatttcggcgacggatataAGTTAGGGGTGTCGCAGTTTGAATGTGGTATTTTGGATGTTATTCTAGTGAATTATGTGCAGGTTATAGATAAGTGCCATTGTGAATCATGCATGTATGTGGAAAAATGTTAGGCTTGTTGTTGTGATTTATAGTTCACTTTTGGTGCTACACgatcgtgtgccacacatggttcCTTGACACGACATCAGGCTGTTACACGGGTTAGCACACACTCATGTGACCTGTTAAATTTTATGCTTGCATAATTGCACGTGGCCATAGCCTATTACACTATCGTGTGACAATTTTTAAATAATTGTActtttgacccacacggcctcAATGAGTTACACGGTTTGTTCGCGCAGTTGTGTGACTCTAGTCTCACACGGGGTCAGTCTGTTACACGGTCTGcccacatagccgtgtgtcccatCTTTGCATAGCCTCAACCTTTCACATGGTCAgggaacacggccgtgtgacccctattaacaaaatttttccatctttttttttttttggtttcaaATTTATCTCTGATTGATGTCAAGTTAATTTAAAGCTTTCGTAAGCTTGATTTAAACCTGAATTTGGTTGTATTGCGTGTTATGCTTGATCATATGTGataaattgagattgaattggaaATTTGAACTATGAATTGCATGTAAATGTTTCGTATTTATCTATGGCATTCTATTACTCGGGTTCGACGACCGAACTCGGTAAAAAGTGTTATAATATCATCTCTTTCTGATACAATACTTAGAATTACCTATAGCCCCTCCCCAACCCTTAAACAGGAGAATAATGTGTTCAGTGCACTCGAACTCACGTCTTCCTATATTGATAGTAATATCGATGCTAGTCGAATTAAGACTCAACCAGCTTATACAATAAACTTATAGAGCAACTTACTTACCTATTAGGTTGCCtttgtattttattaatttcataGCTTTTTCCATCCACATACAAACatttaaaataaagtaaattgGCATTTATCAACTTACCCGTCCTACTTcggtaatttttaattattactcCATCATGAATCAATTTCATATTAATTTTGTCACATCCATGTATATCATACGTGTTTATTAGCTTCAActtaaagtttaattaatcatttcCATTGATTACTCTAAAATCACTATTATTAAAACATATTTCAATTAACCAAGTTAACACTTAACTCTAATTCATCCTTCACTAATCCTTTTGATTCTTGATACTTAAGGTTGAACTATTATACCAGTGAATTATCATGTTGCAAGATGATTGTCagtttactataaaaaaattaaaaataagaccTTTTCAtcataatttgagtttaaatcacATTAATTATAATTcactaaaagaaaaataaaataaatacatacgAATAGTATTTCAACCATATTAAAACTTGCTACCTCTAAACATGCTCTCTCAATCAACGTCAGATCCTTTACATTTTGTTAAATCCAAAGAATTTTTCCCTAATCAAgggaaaaaattaataattatattcaataatataaaaattaatactaaaattaaatattaacaataaataaatacTAGCCtgaataataaattatgaaaataacatATCCATACCTTCCAAAGCATATGATTTGAATTTAAGGTAAAAGAAAGAAATTTGGAGAGGCTTTTGGGTGAGAAACTCGACAACAATGAGACGTAATTTTTGTTTgcgtaaaaaaaaataaataagggAGAGGTATTTATAGGCACAGTAAAAGAAATGATTGTATAGAGCTCCGCACTCATGGGAAAATTTGCCACAAGTCTCTgtcattttaaaaattgaaaatttaatccCTGTacttttatttatagaatttagtttctttatttttatatttcaaaatttaggttcaACTGTTAACAGTGTTGActttattttttgttaaattcaagttaattacaaagttattttttaattatatgactactaagtgagtattttttatttgaaaaaatcaCAACAACGAATTGAAGAGATAAAAAAActtaataatgttaataattggacttatattttttataaatctaAAATGTAAAGAGACTAAATTCTATGAAATATAATTTAACGACTAAATTctaattttgaaaagtatagTAGCTTGTGGCATATATTAACGTAATTACAATTAAAAAGCATAGTGATCATCGTTAAATGCAGATGCATTAATTTGTTTTACAAGTAACTTAATACCTCTAATGTTGAGGTCATTGAATTTGTACTAAATGAACTTTTAACATActtatttagtaattatttttCACTATATTCAAATGAAAACCTACAAACAAGTATCACAATAGTGGATGAAAATTAAAGAAGTCTTAGAGTAtgaagttgaaaaaaaaaaaactaaatgtaCTAAGTTGAAAAGAGGAGTCAAATTCAGGACCAAATGAGCACTTAAGCCATTATGATTTAATAACGTTTATAAGGATGAACCTCATAAGTTCATTTTAATGAAGTTAAAAATTATGCAAACATttagttttatcattttatatctaAAACTAAGAAACATTTTCATTTGTGATGTgtgttttttaataaaaaaaagtaaaatgttTTAGATTTTTATTCATGAATTACTTTTGTTTCCTTCATTGTTTTATAATATATGTTTGAATTTGGTAATTATCTTTTCAACAATGTCATCTCCAAAAGTGTTcatgaatattttaattattcattAGCATATTCAATTATACATTGATGAACATGTTCCTTTAATATTCGTGAACAAATTCATTTGATTTAAAGTGAATATGAATacacataattttaaataaattgagCTTTGAACTCAAATTCAAATTCTTAAAAAATACAAACCAAATACaaacaaactcaaaaataaataaatgaacaaGCACGAACGGAAAACGGTTCATTTAAACTTGGTTCATTTACAATCTAATTGGTTTGGTGATTGTAATAATTAAGCTATACCAAATTTAGTTTGATCATGAAAATCTTGGTTCTTGGAATTCGAAGGCTTATTATCGAAACCATCAAAGTCGATCTTCTGCAAAAGCTTGGGAACTCCCATTTCTACGTCAAAATTTTTGGAACCAGTCTCGCTGTCTCCATTGTCATCTATAACTGAAAGCCCAGTGTCATCTTCTGATGTCCATGCTCTGAGATTGATCAACGAAGGTGAGATTTTTGAAAACAGTACTTGTCTGAAGTTGCTCAATATGCCTttgttgaatgggttttccttccTATCATACCGATACCGGAAGCTCTCATACGTGGTCTGAAATCAaccaattatttatttatttaaccttTTACCGGTAAAAATATCATGACAAATTAGTCTCTATACATTAGATGAAAGAGTAAATTGAttctttttgttaaaatttttatcaaattgtaCCATTTAAAAACTGTTGTTGACAAATAACTAAATAGTGAACGTATTATGTCATATATACCTCATGTTAATATATATAATCAGTTTTTAATAGCGAAAATAGATGAAaagttttaacaaataaattaatttgcaccttttttttttttaatttaagtacAAAGATTAGTTTAGCCATTTTCTAATAGAGTGAGTAAAATGAAATCAACTAGTAAAATGAAATCAACTCTTAATACAAATATTCTTTAAGATACTTTACCGCATTTaaccttcatatatatatatatttagagaGAGAGAGATGAGGGAGGGAATTaagggaaaaaagaagaagaagacctGATTAGTGGAAATGAGGTAGAAATGGAAAACTGTAAGGCCACCAACAAACCAGACGACAATGAAGCAATAGAGTATAAGAATAACTGATAGTATATCACGAGATATGGCAGTCCAGAAGCTCGTGCGTTGTCGAAGAATATTCACCCAAGAGCACGTGAAGACGTATATGCACAAGGCAGTGGATGATGATATGAAACAAATGAAGAATGAGTAGTTGCGCTGCAAATCATTCATTAATTTGGTTTTAAACAAATGAAGAAAGGGTAGATGAAGAATGAATCATTATAAAGGAACTTACAGCTCCGATGCATTGACCGACCCATGGACAATGGTGGTCAAACCTCTGGACGCAATTGTTGCAAATGGAGCAGTGAGAGGCACGGGGGGATCGATATAACAAGCAAGTTTCACAAAACTTCACTTGAACCGTTTCACCCGTCTCCAATTTCACTTCCCTAATCCTCGGTAGTCTCAGGGTTCCAGTCTTACCATTCGCCCAATCAAATGACGTTGACTTGCACAGATCATCATCATCTGATGATGCTT contains the following coding sequences:
- the LOC108466033 gene encoding probable protein S-acyltransferase 1, whose protein sequence is MHSTELKDRTKRSMRTSKSQVYDSSSIEIDPSPPNSTPKRSYQVWKGNNKFCCGGRIILGPDASSLFLTSFLIGCPAIAFCIKMALHIKPQDTIFNHQILLGGLILTVLDLGFLFLTSFGDPGIIPRNTKPPEASSDDDDLCKSTSFDWANGKTGTLRLPRIREVKLETGETVQVKFCETCLLYRSPRASHCSICNNCVQRFDHHCPWVGQCIGARNYSFFICFISSSTALCIYVFTCSWVNILRQRTSFWTAISRDILSVILILYCFIVVWFVGGLTVFHFYLISTNQTTYESFRYRYDRKENPFNKGILSNFRQVLFSKISPSLINLRAWTSEDDTGLSVIDDNGDSETGSKNFDVEMGVPKLLQKIDFDGFDNKPSNSKNQDFHDQTKFGIA